One uncultured Gellertiella sp. genomic window carries:
- a CDS encoding cytochrome c family protein, with protein sequence MKILTAVFAASLALSAGAALADGDAKLGAAIFKKCAACHTATEATNKVGPSLMGVVGRPVATAPGYSYSPAMKAFGDGKTWDEAQLTTYLADPRGVVKGTKMGFAGLKKPDDVANVIAYLKNPAAAK encoded by the coding sequence ATGAAAATCCTGACTGCCGTTTTTGCCGCAAGCCTTGCCCTGTCCGCCGGTGCGGCGCTCGCCGATGGCGATGCCAAGCTTGGTGCCGCCATCTTCAAGAAATGCGCCGCATGCCACACCGCCACCGAGGCCACCAACAAGGTCGGTCCGTCGCTGATGGGCGTCGTCGGCCGTCCGGTGGCCACCGCTCCCGGCTACAGTTATTCGCCTGCCATGAAGGCTTTCGGGGATGGCAAGACATGGGATGAAGCCCAGCTCACCACCTATCTCGCCGATCCCCGCGGCGTGGTGAAGGGCACCAAGATGGGCTTTGCCGGGCTGAAGAAGCCTGATGACGTCGCCAATGTCATCGCCTACCTGAAGAACCCGGCTGCCGCCAAGTAA
- a CDS encoding choline ABC transporter substrate-binding protein yields the protein MIKQHFLAYALATTVSLAALAAQPALAADPASCATVHFADVGWTDITATTATTSVVLKALGYQTDVKVLSVPVTYTSMKNKDIDVFLGNWMPTMEADIKPYREDKSVDVVRANLEGAKYTLATNEKGAGLGIKDFKDIAAHSAELEGKIYGIEPGNDGNRLILDMVDKNKFGLKEFQLVESSEQGMLAQVARSEKDGSPVVFLGWAPHPMNNNFKLTYLTGGDDVFGPNFGGANVYTNTRGGYSAECPNVGKLLANLSFTLPMESDIMGKISNDGKEPEAAGTEYLKANGATIEPWLAGVTTIDGKDGLAAVKAALGL from the coding sequence ATGATAAAGCAGCACTTCCTCGCATACGCACTCGCCACCACCGTTTCGCTTGCCGCACTTGCCGCCCAGCCAGCACTGGCTGCCGATCCCGCGAGCTGCGCGACTGTTCATTTCGCTGACGTGGGCTGGACCGACATCACCGCAACAACGGCCACCACCTCCGTCGTGCTGAAGGCGCTCGGCTATCAGACCGACGTCAAGGTCCTGTCGGTTCCGGTCACCTATACCTCGATGAAGAACAAGGACATCGACGTCTTCCTCGGCAACTGGATGCCGACCATGGAAGCCGACATCAAGCCCTACCGCGAGGACAAGTCGGTGGACGTGGTGCGCGCCAACCTTGAGGGCGCGAAATACACGCTTGCCACCAATGAAAAGGGTGCCGGCCTCGGTATCAAGGATTTCAAGGATATCGCCGCCCACAGCGCCGAACTGGAAGGCAAGATCTATGGCATCGAGCCGGGCAATGACGGCAACCGCCTGATCCTCGACATGGTCGACAAGAACAAGTTCGGGCTCAAGGAATTCCAGCTGGTCGAATCTTCCGAGCAGGGCATGCTGGCGCAGGTCGCCCGTTCCGAAAAGGATGGCTCGCCGGTGGTCTTCCTCGGCTGGGCCCCGCATCCGATGAACAACAATTTCAAGCTCACCTATCTCACCGGTGGTGACGATGTGTTCGGCCCGAATTTCGGCGGTGCCAATGTCTACACCAACACCCGCGGCGGCTATTCCGCTGAATGCCCGAATGTCGGAAAGCTGCTCGCCAACCTGTCCTTCACCTTGCCGATGGAAAGCGACATCATGGGCAAGATCTCCAATGACGGCAAGGAGCCGGAAGCGGCAGGCACCGAATATCTGAAGGCCAATGGTGCCACCATCGAGCCCTGGCTCGCCGGCGTCACCACCATCGACGGCAAGGATGGCCTTGCCGCCGTGAAAGCGGCGCTCGGTCTCTGA
- a CDS encoding thymidine kinase, with protein sequence MAKLYFSYAAMNAGKSTLLLQASYNYQERGMRTAILIAAFDDRAGRGRISSRIGLEADAVAFDAGDDLFQLVGSMHRAGALACVFVDEAQFLAEHQVWQLARVADRLNIPVMAYGLRTDFQGKLFPGSRELLAIADELREIRTICHCGRKATMVARLDGAGNVVREGAQVDVGGNEKYVSYCRRHWADIMRAEEV encoded by the coding sequence ATGGCCAAGCTCTACTTCAGTTATGCGGCGATGAATGCCGGCAAATCCACCCTGCTGTTGCAGGCCTCCTACAATTATCAGGAACGCGGCATGCGCACCGCCATCCTGATTGCGGCTTTCGATGACCGGGCGGGAAGGGGCCGGATTTCCTCCCGCATCGGACTTGAGGCCGATGCGGTTGCCTTCGATGCCGGGGATGATCTCTTCCAGCTTGTCGGGTCCATGCACAGGGCGGGCGCGCTTGCCTGCGTCTTTGTCGACGAGGCGCAGTTTCTGGCCGAACATCAAGTCTGGCAGCTCGCCCGTGTCGCCGACCGGCTGAACATCCCGGTGATGGCCTACGGGTTGCGCACCGATTTCCAGGGCAAGCTGTTTCCGGGCTCCCGCGAGTTGCTGGCGATTGCCGACGAATTGCGCGAAATCCGCACCATCTGCCATTGCGGGCGCAAGGCCACCATGGTGGCCCGGCTCGACGGCGCGGGCAACGTGGTGCGCGAGGGCGCGCAGGTGGATGTCGGCGGCAACGAGAAATATGTCTCCTACTGCCGCCGCCACTGGGCCGATATCATGCGGGCGGAAGAGGTTTGA